Proteins encoded in a region of the Candidatus Providencia siddallii genome:
- a CDS encoding succinate dehydrogenase/fumarate reductase iron-sulfur subunit — MINTKYSKIKVMRYNPEKDKKPYFITYKVPYDEQTSLLDALNYIKDNFSNDFSYRWSCRMAICGSCGVMVNNIPKLACKTFLRDYNDNINVEALTNFPIERDLIVDIKILIKHIEKIKPYIIGNNRKISDGVNIQTSTKMNKYHKFSGCINCGLCYSACPQFGLNLNFIGPAAITLAERYNKDDRDYGIKERSHILNDNNGVWNCTFVGYCSEVCPKNIDPASAIQQCKITSAQDFAISIIKPYNKENKNYDNKT, encoded by the coding sequence ATGATTAATACAAAATATTCAAAAATAAAAGTTATGCGCTATAATCCTGAAAAAGATAAAAAACCATATTTTATAACATATAAAGTTCCTTATGATGAACAAACATCATTATTGGATGCATTGAATTATATAAAAGATAATTTTTCAAATGATTTTTCTTATCGTTGGTCTTGTCGTATGGCGATATGTGGTTCTTGCGGCGTGATGGTTAATAATATTCCTAAATTAGCATGTAAAACATTTTTACGTGATTATAATGATAATATAAACGTTGAAGCATTAACTAATTTTCCAATTGAGCGAGATCTTATCGTTGATATTAAAATACTTATTAAACATATAGAAAAGATAAAACCTTATATCATTGGAAATAATCGTAAAATATCAGATGGTGTAAATATTCAAACTTCAACTAAAATGAATAAATATCATAAATTTTCTGGATGTATTAATTGCGGTCTTTGTTATTCTGCATGTCCTCAATTTGGTTTGAATTTAAATTTTATAGGTCCTGCAGCAATAACATTAGCAGAGCGATATAATAAAGATGATCGTGATTATGGTATTAAGGAAAGAAGTCATATTTTAAATGATAATAATGGTGTGTGGAATTGTACTTTTGTAGGTTATTGTTCTGAAGTATGTCCTAAAAATATAGATCCAGCTTCTGCTATACAACAATGCAAAATAACTAGTGCTCAAGATTTTGCAATATCAATAATAAAACCATATAATAAGGAAAATAAAAATTATGATAACAAAACGTAA
- the frdA gene encoding fumarate reductase (quinol) flavoprotein subunit encodes MNIINTDLAIIGSGGAGLRAAIAAAEKNNNIKISIISKVYPMRSHTVAAEGGSAAVIQSHDSYDYHFNDTVSGGDWLCEQDVVEYFVKHCPIEMTQLELWGCPWSRKKNGEINVRRFGGMKIERTWFAADKTGFHILHTLFQTSLKYSQIKRFDEFFVLDIIVDENQIHGLIAIDMMEGKIIQINAKAIIIATGGACRLYHYNTNGGIVTGDGMCIAFRHGIPLRDMEFIQYHPTGLPGTGILITEGCRGEGGVLINKDGYRYLQDYGLGPETLLGKPENKYMELGPRDKISQAFWHEWRAGKTINTNLGDVVHLDLRHIGEKKLYERLPFICELAKSYIGINPVNSPIPVRPTAHYTMGGIETNNLTKTRINGLFAVGECSSIGLHGANRLGSNSLAELVVFGRLAGEEAVSYIEEVNVVNNYITKSYVSDIKNTFNKLLNQNGTENFVKIRNELCFSMEEYCGIYRTANLMEKLSYKISELKERFKHIKIIDQSSVYNTNLFCVIELGFGLDIAECIVHSAINRKESRGAHQRLDENYILCDNKNFLKHTLAFYNNNEIPRIEYSDVKITKLNPAKRVYGNELSE; translated from the coding sequence ATGAATATAATAAATACTGATTTAGCAATTATTGGGTCTGGTGGAGCTGGATTACGTGCAGCTATTGCTGCTGCTGAAAAGAATAATAACATTAAAATTTCTATAATTTCAAAAGTATACCCAATGCGTAGTCATACTGTTGCAGCAGAAGGAGGGTCAGCAGCTGTTATTCAATCTCATGATTCTTATGATTATCATTTTAATGACACTGTTTCCGGAGGAGATTGGTTATGCGAACAAGATGTCGTTGAATATTTTGTTAAACATTGTCCAATAGAAATGACTCAACTTGAATTATGGGGGTGTCCATGAAGTAGAAAAAAAAATGGAGAAATTAATGTTCGTCGTTTTGGAGGAATGAAAATTGAACGTACATGGTTTGCTGCAGATAAAACAGGATTTCATATACTTCATACATTGTTTCAAACATCTTTAAAATATTCTCAAATTAAAAGATTTGATGAATTTTTTGTTTTAGATATTATTGTAGATGAAAATCAAATACATGGTTTAATTGCAATTGATATGATGGAAGGGAAAATAATTCAAATTAATGCTAAAGCTATAATAATAGCAACTGGTGGGGCTTGTCGTTTGTATCATTATAATACAAATGGTGGGATTGTAACAGGTGATGGTATGTGTATTGCTTTTCGTCATGGTATTCCATTACGTGATATGGAATTTATACAATATCACCCAACAGGTCTACCTGGTACAGGTATATTAATAACAGAAGGTTGTCGTGGTGAAGGTGGGGTTCTTATAAATAAAGATGGATATCGTTATTTACAAGATTATGGTTTAGGACCAGAAACACTATTAGGAAAACCTGAAAATAAATATATGGAATTAGGTCCTCGTGATAAAATATCACAAGCATTTTGGCATGAATGGCGTGCAGGTAAAACTATTAATACTAATTTAGGTGATGTAGTTCATTTAGATTTAAGACATATTGGTGAAAAAAAACTATATGAAAGATTACCATTTATTTGTGAACTTGCTAAATCTTATATTGGTATAAACCCAGTAAATAGCCCAATTCCTGTTCGTCCAACTGCTCATTATACAATGGGTGGGATTGAAACTAATAATTTAACTAAAACTCGTATTAATGGTTTGTTTGCAGTTGGCGAATGTTCATCTATTGGATTGCATGGTGCAAATCGTTTAGGTTCTAATTCATTAGCTGAATTAGTTGTATTTGGTAGACTTGCTGGTGAAGAAGCAGTTAGCTATATAGAAGAAGTTAATGTAGTAAATAATTATATAACAAAATCATATGTATCTGATATAAAAAATACATTTAATAAATTATTAAATCAAAATGGAACAGAAAATTTTGTTAAAATTCGTAATGAACTTTGTTTTTCAATGGAAGAATATTGTGGAATCTATCGTACAGCAAATTTAATGGAAAAATTATCATATAAAATATCTGAATTAAAAGAACGTTTTAAACATATAAAAATTATTGATCAAAGTAGTGTATATAATACTAATTTATTTTGCGTAATAGAATTAGGTTTTGGTTTAGATATAGCTGAATGTATAGTACATTCTGCAATTAATCGCAAAGAATCTCGTGGTGCTCATCAGAGATTAGATGAAAATTATATTTTATGTGATAACAAAAATTTTTTAAAACATACATTAGCATTTTATAATAATAACGAAATTCCACGAATTGAGTATTCAGATGTAAAAATTACTAAATTAAATCCTGCTAAACGTGTTTATGGTAATGAATTATCTGAATAA
- the tpiA gene encoding triose-phosphate isomerase, with protein MRNLLIVGNWKLNGNKNTVNDIITNVCKKVKNTNECNIAIAPPVVYLTNAKYAIYNNYISLASQNVDVNLSGAFTGEISVKMLNDIGVKYVIIGHSERRFFHNEFDEIIAKKFSIVLNEGLIPILCIGETEIEKNTGKTKEKCEYQINAIIKLLGIEVFKNSVIAYEPIWAIGKNKSATPTQIQSVHYFIRSYFAKRDNTIAEQILILYGGSVDTNNAFEIFSQKDVDGALIGRSSLDTDAFITIIQCAKKAKY; from the coding sequence ATGCGTAATCTTTTAATAGTTGGAAATTGAAAGTTAAATGGTAATAAAAATACTGTTAACGATATTATTACAAATGTATGTAAAAAAGTTAAAAATACTAACGAGTGTAATATAGCAATAGCACCGCCAGTTGTTTATTTAACTAATGCTAAATATGCAATTTATAATAATTATATTTCATTAGCTTCGCAAAATGTTGATGTAAATTTATCAGGTGCATTTACAGGTGAAATTTCAGTTAAAATGCTTAATGATATAGGTGTAAAATATGTAATTATAGGACATTCAGAACGTCGTTTTTTTCATAATGAATTTGATGAAATTATCGCTAAAAAATTTTCTATAGTATTAAATGAAGGTTTAATACCTATCCTATGTATAGGAGAAACAGAAATTGAAAAGAATACTGGAAAAACAAAAGAAAAATGTGAATATCAAATTAATGCTATAATAAAACTATTAGGAATAGAAGTTTTTAAGAATTCAGTAATTGCTTATGAACCAATTTGGGCGATAGGTAAAAATAAATCAGCAACCCCAACGCAAATACAATCAGTTCATTATTTTATTCGTTCTTATTTTGCTAAAAGAGATAATACTATAGCAGAACAAATACTTATTCTATATGGTGGTTCTGTAGATACTAATAATGCTTTTGAAATATTTTCACAAAAAGATGTTGATGGGGCGTTAATTGGTAGATCTTCATTAGATACAGATGCATTTATTACAATTATACAATGTGCAAAAAAAGCAAAATATTAA
- a CDS encoding TrkH family potassium uptake protein: protein MHFRAIIRVVGLLIIMFSFTMIVPTIIAIIYSDGSTQVFRKTFLTTILIGFFLWFPTRKNKEEFRVKDGFLIVVLFWLVLGSIGALPFIYLKTPNISITDAFFESFSGLTTTGATNFVGLDFLPKAILFYRQILQWFGGMGIIVLTVAILPLLGVGGMQLYRAEMPGPLKENKIRPRIAETAKTLWIIYVFITISCSISLWFAGMGVFDAITHSFAIVANGGFSTHDASLGYFNSSKINIIVIFFLIVSGCNFSLHFAALSNRNLRIYLQDLEFKTFIIFQFVFALICTLILYYHSVYDSFWKTLNQSFFQIVSMTTTAGFTSCNFAEWPLFLPLLIICMSFFGGCAGSTGGGLKVIRVLLLLLQCFRELKRLVHPNAIYPIKIGSRILPERIIEAVWGFFSAYLLVFITSFLALVSINVDEISAFSAVTTTLNNLGPALGLFTDNFSTMNPIGKWILIFTMLFGRLEIFTILVLLTPTFWKK, encoded by the coding sequence ATGCATTTTCGTGCAATTATACGTGTTGTTGGACTTCTTATTATAATGTTTTCTTTTACTATGATAGTGCCTACTATTATAGCAATTATTTATTCTGATGGTTCAACGCAAGTTTTTAGAAAAACATTTTTAACAACTATATTAATTGGTTTTTTTTTATGGTTTCCAACACGTAAAAATAAAGAAGAATTTAGAGTAAAAGACGGATTTTTAATAGTTGTTTTGTTTTGGTTAGTTTTAGGTAGTATTGGTGCATTGCCTTTTATTTATTTAAAAACACCTAATATATCTATTACAGATGCTTTTTTTGAGTCTTTTTCTGGATTAACAACTACAGGTGCAACAAATTTTGTAGGATTAGATTTTTTACCTAAAGCTATTTTGTTTTATCGCCAAATTTTACAATGGTTTGGAGGTATGGGGATAATAGTATTAACTGTTGCTATTTTACCATTATTAGGTGTTGGTGGAATGCAGCTTTATAGAGCTGAAATGCCTGGTCCATTAAAAGAAAATAAAATTAGACCAAGAATTGCAGAAACCGCTAAAACACTTTGGATAATTTATGTTTTTATAACTATTTCTTGTTCAATATCTTTATGGTTTGCGGGGATGGGTGTATTTGATGCTATTACACATAGTTTTGCAATAGTTGCAAACGGTGGTTTTTCAACTCATGATGCAAGTTTAGGTTATTTTAATAGTTCAAAAATAAATATTATAGTTATATTTTTTTTAATTGTTTCAGGATGTAATTTTAGTTTACATTTTGCAGCATTAAGTAATCGTAATTTACGTATTTATTTACAAGATCTTGAATTTAAAACATTTATTATTTTTCAATTTGTGTTTGCATTGATTTGTACATTAATTCTTTATTATCATTCAGTTTATGATAGTTTTTGGAAAACTTTAAATCAATCTTTTTTTCAAATTGTATCAATGACAACTACCGCAGGCTTTACCAGTTGTAATTTTGCAGAATGGCCATTGTTTTTACCATTGCTAATAATATGTATGTCATTTTTTGGAGGTTGTGCTGGATCAACAGGTGGGGGATTAAAAGTTATTCGTGTTTTATTACTTTTATTACAATGTTTTCGTGAATTAAAAAGATTAGTTCATCCTAATGCAATATATCCAATTAAAATTGGATCAAGAATTTTACCAGAAAGAATAATTGAAGCTGTATGGGGGTTTTTTTCTGCATATTTATTAGTTTTTATAACTAGTTTTTTAGCATTAGTTTCAATAAATGTAGATGAAATTTCAGCTTTTTCTGCAGTTACAACAACATTAAATAATTTAGGTCCAGCTTTAGGTTTATTTACTGATAACTTCTCAACTATGAACCCCATTGGTAAATGGATATTAATATTTACAATGTTATTTGGTCGTTTAGAAATTTTTACTATATTAGTATTATTAACACCTACTTTTTGGAAAAAATAA
- a CDS encoding DedA family protein: MNFNEITIIILKYNQEHKMLLVLIVFFLAFCESLVFISLLFPATIILICLGVFISKSNTLFWPVLISTSLGAFFGDWFSYWFGFRYKENIRNIWPFSYNSKIIDKGYIFFKRWGIWCVFFSRFFGAFRAIVPLIAGIYNMPKYYFQFINIFSSVIWAFSILSPGLLWIHWFR; encoded by the coding sequence TTGAATTTTAATGAAATAACAATAATTATATTAAAATATAATCAAGAACATAAAATGTTACTTGTACTTATAGTTTTTTTTCTTGCGTTTTGTGAATCATTAGTATTTATTTCTTTGTTATTTCCAGCAACGATAATATTGATTTGTTTAGGTGTTTTTATTAGTAAAAGTAATACTTTATTTTGGCCAGTTTTAATATCGACATCATTAGGTGCATTTTTTGGTGATTGGTTTTCTTATTGGTTTGGATTTCGTTATAAAGAAAATATTAGAAATATATGGCCATTTTCTTATAATTCTAAAATAATTGATAAAGGATATATTTTTTTTAAACGTTGGGGTATATGGTGTGTTTTTTTTAGTCGATTTTTTGGAGCATTTAGAGCTATAGTCCCATTGATAGCTGGGATTTATAATATGCCAAAATATTACTTTCAATTTATAAATATTTTTTCTTCTGTTATATGGGCATTTAGTATATTATCTCCTGGATTATTATGGATACATTGGTTTCGTTAA
- the rne gene encoding ribonuclease E codes for MKRMLINATQHEELRVALVDGQRLYDLDIETPGHEQKKANIYKGKITRIEPSLGAAFVDYGAEKHGFLPIREISQEYYLNNHKYLNRPNIKDILKEGQEVIVQVDKEERGNKGAALTTFISLAGTYIVLMPNNPKAGGISRRIEGDDRIDLKEVLSTLKLPNGMGLIVRTSGVGKTSELLQQDLFYRLRHWEAIKKTAENHQAPFLIHQESNVIVRAFRDYLYPDIGEILIDNPKIVDMARNYIKDIGRNDFVIKIKYYCGDIPLFSYYQIESQIESAFKREVRLPSGGVLVIDTTEALTAIDINSSRSTRGCDIEETAYKTNLEAADEIARQLRLRDLGGLVVIDFIDMTPIKHQREVENRLREAVRQDRARIQIARISRFGLLEMSRQRLSQSLGESSHHICPRCLGTGTIRDNESLSLSVLRLIEEEALKENTHEVHTIVPVQIASYLLNEKRTFISDIEQRQKNVRVIIVPNDQMQTPHFHIIRIRKGEEINELSYKLAEYHEIETLNYIEESTIDRKSLNKTSVDSTIFIKESIKKSIFDTKKLSSNVTIKVKLKNKNNGLSFFNKIFSFFKYIINNYRHKIIKNYNFYNNKNKKKYNKNIKFDNNCNNCKNNDIIKQNEQIKSNYKNYNQDYQYKKYNQQNKNQQKTNKYIKNFTLLDNKKDFQQNLNKKFKDQKIEKNNSIKNTNKETFTIVKQFNNTEKLIESSINSISIPVKFESQKHKIKKTNHQICNEFKQDKIIFRPLKRSSRYLRISNNRSRFRDERNLNKTKMSLSNSITSFDFNSNDVLINYPISKYKQKDFFSNKESIEQNDIKQNKTKISEAIIKSSIIKNTENKFLKTVIKSNGIKVAKISEFSLNANYNKSINTNINKNIIDNNINKTKFFLKKIEPISDLKNCFLKKDVFLKEIQNQKIKNNNFFYKKQNYLKTKNIPVKPIDDINKISKKYAYSPMTKVPTLNYIKPLFEITEYQRKISTFKGKGGAGGHVASNIATSEIAKHL; via the coding sequence ATGAAAAGAATGTTAATAAATGCAACGCAACACGAAGAATTACGTGTTGCTCTTGTTGATGGTCAACGTCTTTATGATTTAGATATTGAAACTCCTGGTCATGAACAAAAAAAAGCTAACATATATAAAGGCAAAATAACTCGTATTGAACCAAGTCTTGGAGCTGCTTTTGTTGATTATGGTGCTGAAAAACATGGATTTTTACCTATTAGAGAAATTTCTCAAGAATATTATTTAAATAATCATAAATATTTAAATCGCCCTAATATAAAAGATATTTTAAAAGAAGGACAAGAAGTTATTGTACAAGTTGATAAAGAAGAACGCGGAAATAAAGGAGCTGCGTTGACAACTTTTATTAGTTTAGCTGGAACTTATATAGTATTAATGCCAAATAATCCTAAAGCTGGTGGTATTTCTCGTCGTATTGAAGGAGATGATCGTATAGATTTAAAAGAAGTATTATCAACTTTAAAACTTCCAAATGGAATGGGTTTAATAGTTCGTACATCAGGTGTTGGGAAAACTTCAGAACTATTACAACAAGATTTATTTTATAGATTGCGTCATTGGGAAGCTATTAAAAAAACTGCTGAAAATCATCAAGCACCTTTTTTAATACATCAAGAAAGTAATGTAATTGTAAGAGCATTTCGTGATTATTTATATCCTGATATTGGTGAAATTCTTATAGATAATCCAAAAATAGTAGATATGGCACGTAATTATATAAAAGACATTGGTAGAAATGATTTTGTAATAAAAATTAAATATTATTGTGGTGATATACCATTATTTAGTTACTACCAAATAGAATCGCAAATTGAATCAGCATTTAAACGCGAAGTACGATTGCCTTCTGGTGGGGTATTAGTTATAGATACGACTGAAGCACTTACTGCGATTGACATTAATTCTTCTCGATCTACTAGAGGATGCGATATTGAAGAAACAGCATATAAAACAAATCTTGAAGCAGCTGATGAAATTGCACGTCAATTGAGATTAAGAGATCTTGGTGGTTTAGTTGTTATTGATTTTATTGATATGACCCCAATTAAACATCAACGTGAAGTTGAAAATCGTCTTCGTGAAGCTGTTCGTCAAGATCGTGCTAGAATTCAAATTGCACGAATTTCTCGTTTTGGTTTATTAGAAATGTCAAGACAAAGATTAAGTCAATCACTTGGTGAATCAAGTCATCATATTTGTCCGCGTTGTTTAGGTACTGGAACAATTCGTGATAATGAATCATTGTCTCTATCTGTTTTGCGTTTGATTGAAGAAGAAGCTTTAAAAGAAAATACTCATGAAGTACATACAATTGTTCCAGTTCAAATTGCTTCTTATTTACTTAATGAAAAACGTACATTTATAAGTGATATTGAACAACGACAAAAAAATGTTCGTGTAATTATTGTTCCAAATGATCAAATGCAAACTCCTCATTTTCATATAATACGTATTCGTAAAGGAGAAGAAATTAATGAATTAAGTTATAAATTAGCAGAATATCATGAAATTGAAACTTTAAATTATATTGAAGAATCAACAATTGATCGTAAATCTTTAAATAAAACATCAGTTGATTCAACTATTTTTATTAAAGAATCTATTAAAAAATCTATTTTTGATACAAAGAAACTTTCTTCAAATGTAACAATTAAAGTCAAGTTAAAAAATAAAAATAATGGATTAAGTTTTTTTAATAAAATATTTTCGTTTTTTAAATATATAATTAATAATTATCGTCACAAAATAATCAAAAATTATAATTTTTATAATAATAAAAATAAAAAAAAATATAATAAAAATATTAAATTTGATAATAATTGTAATAATTGTAAAAATAACGATATAATTAAACAAAATGAACAAATAAAATCAAATTATAAAAATTATAATCAAGATTATCAATATAAAAAATATAACCAACAAAATAAAAACCAACAAAAGACAAATAAATATATTAAAAATTTTACATTATTAGATAACAAAAAAGATTTTCAACAAAATTTAAATAAAAAATTTAAAGATCAAAAAATAGAAAAAAATAATAGTATAAAAAATACTAATAAAGAAACGTTTACTATTGTTAAACAATTTAATAATACTGAAAAGTTAATTGAATCTTCAATTAATAGTATATCGATACCAGTAAAATTTGAATCTCAAAAACATAAAATAAAAAAAACTAATCATCAAATATGCAATGAATTTAAACAAGATAAAATCATTTTTCGACCTTTAAAACGTTCATCTCGTTATTTGCGCATAAGTAATAATCGTAGTCGTTTTCGTGATGAACGTAATTTAAATAAAACTAAAATGTCATTATCTAATTCTATAACATCATTTGATTTTAATTCAAATGATGTTTTAATTAATTATCCAATATCAAAATATAAACAAAAAGATTTTTTTTCTAATAAAGAATCTATTGAACAAAATGATATAAAACAAAATAAAACAAAAATTTCAGAAGCTATTATTAAAAGTTCGATTATTAAAAACACTGAAAATAAATTTTTAAAAACTGTAATAAAATCTAATGGTATAAAAGTTGCAAAAATATCTGAATTTTCTTTGAATGCAAATTATAATAAATCTATTAATACTAATATTAATAAAAATATAATTGATAATAATATAAATAAAACAAAATTTTTTTTAAAAAAAATAGAACCAATATCTGATTTAAAAAATTGTTTTTTAAAAAAAGATGTTTTTTTAAAAGAAATACAAAATCAAAAAATAAAAAATAATAATTTTTTTTATAAAAAACAAAATTATTTAAAAACAAAAAATATTCCTGTTAAACCAATTGACGATATTAATAAAATATCTAAAAAATATGCTTATTCACCAATGACTAAAGTTCCAACATTAAATTATATTAAACCATTATTTGAAATTACTGAATATCAACGAAAAATATCAACTTTTAAAGGCAAAGGTGGGGCTGGTGGGCATGTTGCATCTAATATTGCTACATCAGAAATTGCAAAACATCTTTAA
- the rluC gene encoding 23S rRNA pseudouridine(955/2504/2580) synthase RluC, whose protein sequence is MNIKNGVQFICIDDDEFEQRIDNFLFTKFKNVPKNMIYRIIRKGNIRVNKNRIKPKYKLKKNDIIRIPPIRIKKKIILSSLSDKKNFLKKSILYEDESILAINKPSGIAVHGGSGLSFGVIEGLRAIFKKHHFLELVHRLDRDTSGILLIAKKRSVLKILHEQLRSNKIRKEYIALVHGKWSSKIKSIQIPLIKNISINNKKIIKVNKKGKFSETHFEIKEYFDNVTLIKAIPLTGRTHQIRVHTMYAKHPIVFDVLYGNKKLDEQLNNIVLKRLFLHASTLDFIHPKSGKKIQLHAPLNAELINYLKKIRNYKNNYNL, encoded by the coding sequence ATGAATATAAAAAATGGGGTTCAATTTATTTGCATAGATGATGACGAATTTGAACAACGTATAGATAATTTTTTATTTACTAAATTTAAAAATGTTCCTAAAAATATGATTTATCGTATCATACGTAAAGGAAATATTCGAGTTAATAAAAATCGAATTAAACCTAAATATAAATTAAAAAAAAATGACATTATACGAATTCCTCCAATAAGAATTAAAAAAAAAATAATACTATCATCTTTATCAGATAAAAAAAATTTTTTAAAAAAATCTATTTTGTACGAAGATGAATCAATTTTAGCAATTAATAAACCATCAGGTATAGCTGTTCATGGTGGAAGTGGTTTAAGTTTCGGTGTAATTGAAGGATTACGTGCTATTTTTAAAAAACATCATTTTTTAGAGTTAGTACATCGTCTTGATAGAGATACTTCAGGAATTTTATTAATTGCAAAAAAACGATCTGTATTAAAAATATTACATGAGCAACTACGTTCAAATAAAATTAGAAAAGAATATATCGCACTAGTTCATGGTAAATGGTCATCTAAAATTAAATCTATACAAATACCATTAATAAAAAATATTTCAATTAATAATAAAAAAATAATAAAAGTTAATAAAAAAGGTAAATTCTCAGAAACTCATTTTGAAATAAAAGAGTATTTTGATAACGTAACGTTAATTAAAGCTATCCCATTAACAGGTAGAACTCATCAAATTCGTGTTCATACTATGTATGCTAAGCATCCAATCGTATTTGATGTATTATATGGTAATAAAAAATTAGATGAACAATTAAATAATATTGTTTTAAAAAGATTATTTCTTCATGCCAGTACATTAGATTTTATACATCCAAAAAGTGGTAAAAAAATACAATTACACGCACCTTTAAATGCAGAATTAATCAATTATTTAAAAAAAATACGTAATTACAAAAATAATTATAATTTATAA
- the rpmF gene encoding 50S ribosomal protein L32: MAVQQNKPTRSKRGMRRSHDKINIALISVDRTSGETHLRHHITKNGYYLGQKVINK; this comes from the coding sequence ATGGCAGTACAACAAAATAAACCAACTCGTTCAAAAAGAGGCATGCGTAGATCACACGATAAAATTAACATTGCTTTAATATCTGTTGATAGAACTTCTGGTGAAACACATTTACGTCATCACATAACTAAAAATGGATATTATCTTGGACAAAAAGTTATAAATAAATAA
- the plsX gene encoding phosphate acyltransferase PlsX gives MRNNIIIALDIMSGDIGPSVTLPAALQALTSNPRLKLLLVGKTKIIQKLLKKANSEQISRIEIIHAEHIVLNNIKPLSAIRQSKETSMRIAIDLVKNGYAKACVSSGNTAVLIGLSKLMLKLINGIKRPALMTIIPNIKKKQTILLDLGANINCTSEMLIQFAIMGSVVAEEIINIIKPKVALLNIGKEENKGLDNIQKAAAILKKITSINYIGYAEGDDLLIGKTDVLVCDGFIGNVLLKTMEGVIRVIFSFFKSTDKTTNNNYFIQLIKKILIKKITKHFFNLNPDQYNGAIILGLKNIVIKSHGSANEKAFKSAIDYTIRIIQKQIPEKITDKLNILSLRSIK, from the coding sequence TTGAGAAATAATATAATTATTGCATTGGATATTATGAGCGGTGATATTGGTCCTAGCGTTACTTTACCTGCAGCTTTACAAGCTTTAACATCTAATCCAAGATTAAAATTGTTACTTGTTGGTAAAACAAAAATTATTCAAAAATTACTTAAAAAAGCTAATTCTGAACAAATATCTCGCATTGAAATTATTCATGCTGAACATATAGTTTTAAATAATATAAAACCATTAAGTGCAATACGGCAAAGCAAAGAAACTTCTATGCGAATAGCAATAGATTTAGTTAAAAATGGATATGCTAAAGCTTGTGTAAGTTCTGGAAATACTGCTGTATTAATAGGATTATCAAAATTAATGTTAAAATTAATTAATGGTATTAAACGTCCTGCATTAATGACAATAATACCAAATATTAAAAAAAAACAAACAATACTATTAGATTTAGGAGCAAATATTAATTGTACTAGCGAAATGTTAATACAATTTGCAATCATGGGTTCAGTTGTTGCAGAAGAAATAATTAATATTATAAAGCCTAAAGTAGCATTACTTAATATTGGTAAAGAAGAAAATAAAGGGTTAGATAATATTCAAAAAGCTGCAGCAATACTAAAAAAAATTACTTCAATTAACTATATTGGATATGCTGAAGGTGATGATTTATTAATAGGCAAAACTGATGTTTTAGTTTGTGATGGTTTTATAGGTAATGTTTTATTAAAAACTATGGAAGGTGTTATTCGAGTTATTTTTTCTTTTTTTAAATCAACAGATAAAACAACTAATAATAATTATTTTATACAATTAATTAAAAAAATTTTAATAAAAAAAATAACAAAACATTTTTTTAATTTAAATCCAGATCAATACAATGGTGCTATTATTTTAGGATTAAAAAATATTGTTATAAAAAGTCACGGTTCAGCAAATGAAAAAGCATTTAAATCAGCTATTGATTATACAATAAGAATTATTCAAAAACAAATTCCAGAAAAAATAACAGATAAATTAAATATACTTTCACTTAGGAGTATCAAATAA